The following are encoded in a window of Brevibacillus sp. DP1.3A genomic DNA:
- a CDS encoding glycosyltransferase has translation MRKNKNSIRGGVSIITCTNRPHFFYNIIANYKTQLFRVKELVIVINKDSMSLDKYRKKVRRYKNISIYKVPERVSLGRCLNYAVSKTKYQFIAKFDDDDYYSPYYLKQQMNDLHRTGADIVGKRAYMAYLQARKLLILRFPKQQNKFVGALAGGTILFRKRVFNRVRFANVSLGEDGRFIRASRARGYKIYASAPRNYIAVRRNNKKSHTWTAGDRYLMSGSRVLAKSIRLRKLSSRKII, from the coding sequence ATGAGGAAAAATAAAAACAGCATTCGTGGCGGAGTTTCCATTATTACTTGCACGAACCGACCACATTTTTTTTATAATATCATCGCTAATTATAAGACCCAGTTGTTTCGGGTAAAAGAGTTGGTAATTGTGATTAATAAAGATAGCATGAGCTTGGATAAATACCGAAAAAAAGTGCGGAGATATAAGAACATTTCTATCTACAAAGTTCCAGAAAGGGTCTCTTTGGGCAGGTGCTTAAATTATGCGGTCAGCAAAACGAAATACCAATTTATTGCAAAGTTCGATGATGACGATTACTACTCGCCATATTATTTAAAACAGCAAATGAATGATCTTCATCGTACAGGAGCTGACATTGTTGGGAAGCGGGCATATATGGCTTATCTCCAAGCAAGAAAGCTACTAATTTTACGTTTCCCTAAACAGCAGAATAAGTTCGTAGGGGCGCTTGCAGGGGGAACCATATTATTTAGAAAACGTGTATTCAACCGTGTACGTTTTGCTAATGTTTCACTAGGGGAAGATGGAAGATTTATAAGAGCCAGCCGAGCAAGAGGCTATAAAATTTACGCTTCTGCTCCTCGTAATTACATTGCGGTTCGTAGAAATAACAAAAAGAGTCACACATGGACCGCCGGAGACAGATATCTAATGTCGGGAAGTCGGGTTCTGGCGAAATCGATTCGGTTACGTAAACTCTCTTCCCGAAAAATAATCTAA
- a CDS encoding YopX family protein produces MELLQYTGLRDKNGKEIYEGDVIHVPDHDWNGYVMFTGDCQYALKGKTVLGNDGYLLFTQIYLNKCEVIGNIYENPELL; encoded by the coding sequence GTGGAGTTACTACAATATACAGGACTCCGCGACAAGAACGGCAAGGAGATTTATGAGGGAGACGTCATTCATGTCCCGGATCATGATTGGAACGGCTATGTCATGTTCACAGGCGATTGCCAGTATGCGTTGAAGGGAAAGACTGTATTGGGTAATGACGGATATCTTTTATTCACCCAGATTTACCTAAATAAGTGCGAAGTCATCGGTAACATCTACGAGAACCCTGAGCTCCTATAA
- a CDS encoding 4-oxalocrotonate tautomerase family protein translates to MPYINLQITKGTTRDQKAQIVKEFTETLVNVLGKKPEHTHIVIEEIDDENWGFSGILTDDFRKQ, encoded by the coding sequence ATGCCATATATCAACCTTCAAATTACAAAAGGTACAACCCGTGATCAAAAGGCTCAGATTGTGAAAGAGTTCACTGAAACTCTTGTTAACGTTCTTGGCAAAAAACCTGAACATACTCACATCGTTATTGAAGAAATTGATGATGAAAATTGGGGGTTCTCCGGCATTCTTACTGACGACTTCAGAAAACAATAG
- a CDS encoding DNA adenine methylase yields the protein MKEIQIENRPALQVIGRYTREDLLIDADPPYILGTRNGEIYWNEMTDDDHCDLLKVLNDHPGPVLLSGYANDLYIDMLSNWQCEERQQVIETGQVRTEVLWINPVAANHGSRQSYRCQAFNTLCTWYIDHH from the coding sequence TTGAAGGAGATCCAAATTGAAAATAGGCCAGCTCTCCAAGTGATTGGAAGATATACACGCGAGGATCTCCTGATAGACGCCGACCCGCCGTATATCTTGGGAACCAGGAACGGGGAGATTTACTGGAACGAGATGACTGACGATGACCATTGCGACTTGTTGAAGGTCCTCAATGATCATCCCGGACCAGTGCTACTATCTGGGTATGCAAATGATTTGTACATCGATATGTTGAGCAATTGGCAATGCGAAGAACGGCAGCAAGTAATCGAAACCGGGCAGGTTCGGACAGAAGTGCTTTGGATTAACCCAGTTGCAGCAAATCATGGCAGTAGACAATCTTATCGCTGTCAGGCATTTAACACTTTGTGTACTTGGTATATTGACCATCATTAG
- a CDS encoding ankyrin repeat domain-containing protein — protein sequence MPKKGETDMAYHFADLYDAAELGDLELVKKIVTKQPELLHEKDEYEFSVLHGAVMTDDVDLIAYLVAQGADVHAKNDEGITPLHIALYPEVAEALIAHGADIHASAHDGSTPLHTQVADGEERVDVVELLLAKGANPNKKDMEGQTPYDIAREREDEEMMALFE from the coding sequence ATGCCTAAGAAAGGAGAGACAGATATGGCTTACCATTTCGCAGATTTATATGATGCAGCTGAATTGGGAGACCTTGAGCTCGTAAAAAAGATCGTCACGAAACAGCCGGAATTGCTGCATGAGAAGGATGAGTATGAGTTTTCCGTACTGCATGGCGCTGTGATGACAGACGACGTTGACCTTATTGCGTATTTGGTCGCACAGGGAGCAGATGTCCATGCGAAAAACGATGAGGGTATTACCCCGTTGCATATCGCGCTCTATCCAGAGGTCGCAGAGGCGCTCATCGCGCACGGTGCAGACATACATGCCAGCGCTCATGATGGAAGTACCCCGCTGCACACACAGGTAGCCGATGGAGAGGAGCGTGTGGATGTGGTAGAGCTGCTGCTGGCTAAAGGTGCGAATCCTAACAAAAAGGACATGGAGGGGCAAACACCATACGATATAGCACGCGAGAGAGAAGACGAAGAGATGATGGCTTTATTTGAATAG
- a CDS encoding immunity 22 family protein has translation MRNVVTVWGAALQSSDELADFLTPVYDEDGDVIPSGFLTASGLEWVDEDFFEVHEVQDAETRADFFTYLENEYAMNATLDRKEWPKQLTEEIGKYPHVILLYGNESRYGPINEKLFDLTEDGQEKDAPVVLLAKLVFETEER, from the coding sequence ATGAGAAATGTGGTAACGGTATGGGGAGCAGCCTTGCAGTCTTCTGATGAACTAGCAGATTTTCTGACTCCGGTTTACGATGAGGACGGGGATGTGATACCGTCTGGCTTTTTAACAGCGTCTGGCCTTGAATGGGTGGACGAAGACTTTTTTGAAGTGCATGAGGTACAGGATGCAGAGACAAGAGCGGACTTTTTCACGTATTTGGAAAACGAATATGCGATGAATGCAACACTGGATAGAAAAGAATGGCCCAAACAGTTAACAGAGGAGATTGGCAAGTACCCACATGTCATTTTGCTGTACGGCAATGAATCGCGGTACGGTCCGATTAACGAAAAATTGTTCGATCTCACTGAGGACGGGCAAGAAAAAGATGCACCGGTTGTCCTGCTCGCCAAACTTGTATTTGAGACAGAGGAGCGGTAA
- a CDS encoding SMI1/KNR4 family protein, whose protein sequence is MPMQQRMEKWFEAWKLLMHDMERQGAQVWPLTIEPPAGLEEIERREESLGVSFPATIRTILLAGSSQVQINWSLPSRALDPFSLSGDLGWSLDAFEWPYFGGDEESEDEKRYLCFHVGGNGDMLLIDLSTGADDPPVYSWGHETDEFLLLGKSFTEFVERVTELGCIGAECWNYEALAGAEGLDVEGQIAQEWKEWLQTYRTLTFEEATQDFEKLVLFAKMHGTGDSRIQEAFAQYDWEPILHKWVAQIEQETSSSNLLLWCQLIVETVGKKAESWVRSLWESGPHYERIGSSLRAYVTATCLPEEEGLQRVLAEMDEVVARKECLVGYAANSHLHHFRARGVILWMEPHVAYPIEGWDELFAMSRPQWGDLIRWLDGNEAQRQIALSAWGKMLTSGESPSGEANWQEINRLLDVAYEKAILRKEKERVDRIRSSLETAKH, encoded by the coding sequence ATGCCAATGCAGCAGCGAATGGAAAAGTGGTTTGAAGCGTGGAAGTTACTTATGCATGATATGGAGCGTCAAGGTGCCCAGGTTTGGCCGCTCACTATAGAACCACCGGCGGGGCTGGAAGAAATCGAAAGAAGAGAGGAGAGTCTCGGGGTCAGTTTTCCTGCGACGATCCGGACAATTTTGCTTGCGGGCAGCAGTCAAGTTCAAATAAATTGGTCGTTGCCATCTCGAGCGTTAGATCCTTTTTCACTCAGTGGAGATTTGGGATGGTCATTGGATGCATTTGAGTGGCCGTACTTTGGTGGAGACGAAGAGAGTGAGGACGAGAAAAGGTATCTCTGTTTTCACGTTGGCGGGAATGGCGACATGCTGCTCATCGATTTGTCGACGGGCGCGGATGACCCACCCGTCTATTCTTGGGGGCATGAGACAGACGAATTCCTACTGCTCGGCAAAAGCTTTACAGAGTTCGTAGAGCGAGTCACGGAGCTCGGCTGTATTGGGGCAGAGTGCTGGAATTATGAAGCGCTCGCAGGTGCAGAGGGACTCGATGTTGAGGGGCAAATCGCACAGGAGTGGAAAGAATGGCTGCAAACCTATCGGACGCTAACGTTTGAAGAGGCAACACAAGATTTCGAGAAGCTGGTCTTGTTTGCCAAAATGCATGGTACAGGTGATTCACGTATCCAAGAAGCATTTGCTCAGTACGATTGGGAGCCGATTTTGCATAAATGGGTAGCGCAAATCGAGCAGGAAACCTCATCAAGCAATCTGCTGCTCTGGTGCCAGCTCATTGTCGAGACAGTAGGCAAGAAGGCAGAGAGCTGGGTACGCTCGCTCTGGGAGTCCGGGCCACATTATGAACGCATAGGCTCGAGTCTACGTGCATATGTAACGGCGACTTGTTTGCCGGAAGAAGAAGGCTTGCAACGAGTTTTGGCTGAGATGGACGAAGTCGTTGCCAGAAAAGAATGTCTGGTAGGATATGCTGCCAACAGTCATTTGCATCACTTTCGCGCCCGAGGAGTCATTTTGTGGATGGAACCGCATGTGGCGTACCCGATTGAAGGCTGGGATGAGCTTTTCGCGATGTCACGTCCACAATGGGGTGATCTGATTCGTTGGCTGGACGGAAATGAAGCACAACGGCAGATTGCGTTAAGTGCTTGGGGGAAAATGCTGACGAGTGGTGAGTCTCCTTCTGGTGAAGCGAATTGGCAAGAAATCAATCGGTTGTTGGATGTAGCGTACGAAAAAGCCATTCTGCGCAAGGAAAAGGAGCGTGTAGATCGCATTCGCTCTTCCTTGGAAACAGCAAAGCATTAG
- a CDS encoding molecular chaperone HscC produces the protein MTTIGIDLGTTNSLVAYWTENGPVLIPNALGETLTPSVVSVDENGEILIGKIARERLLTHPDRTASTFKRFMGTEKRYQLGRYSLSAEDLSSFVIKSLKADAEAHLGQPVREAVISVPAYFNDTQRKATKRSAELAGLKVERLISEPTAAAISYGLHQEESETQFLVFDLGGGTFDVSILEMFEGVMEVKSIAGDNFLGGEDFTDLIASYFIEAHRLDINTLNSKTRSSIHKQAELCKRALFSEQEGKMSVNIQGELVETTLSRNQLEDLAFPLLQRLRQPIERALRDASISPQELDAIVLIGGATRMPLIKSIVSKIFGRLPYSHINPDEAVALGTAIQAALKERNEALNELVLTDVCPYTLGTGIVQTMANGKHEDGYFFPIIERNTPIPVSRVERLYTVVDYQRSILVDVYQGESRRVEHNLKLGELNVKVPPAKKGEESIDVRYTYDINGILEVEVTVVSTGVKSTAVIEKNPGSLSKKEIEERFQALQNIKIHPRERTENRLLLAKGERMYEEALGEDRMIIANYLRRFESVLSTQNERDIAKAAEELKQQLDMFEGWNEY, from the coding sequence ATGACCACCATTGGAATTGATTTGGGCACGACGAACAGTCTGGTGGCCTACTGGACTGAGAATGGACCCGTGCTCATTCCAAACGCGCTCGGAGAAACACTGACTCCTTCTGTGGTCAGCGTCGATGAAAACGGCGAGATTTTAATTGGAAAAATCGCCAGAGAGCGCCTCTTAACTCACCCTGATCGGACTGCTTCTACCTTCAAACGGTTTATGGGGACAGAAAAAAGGTACCAACTGGGGAGATATTCCCTTTCTGCCGAAGACCTTTCCTCGTTTGTGATTAAATCTTTGAAGGCCGATGCTGAGGCTCATTTAGGGCAACCCGTTCGCGAAGCGGTTATCAGTGTGCCTGCCTATTTCAACGACACACAACGCAAAGCAACCAAACGATCAGCAGAGCTTGCTGGACTGAAAGTAGAGCGTTTGATCAGCGAACCGACTGCCGCCGCGATCTCTTATGGGCTCCATCAGGAGGAAAGCGAAACACAATTCCTCGTATTCGATTTAGGTGGCGGAACGTTTGACGTTTCTATTTTGGAAATGTTCGAAGGTGTGATGGAAGTAAAATCAATCGCTGGAGACAACTTTTTGGGCGGCGAAGACTTTACCGATCTGATTGCCTCTTATTTTATAGAAGCCCATCGACTCGATATCAACACGCTGAACAGCAAAACACGTTCGTCCATTCACAAACAAGCTGAGTTGTGCAAGCGCGCCTTGTTTTCCGAGCAAGAAGGGAAAATGAGTGTCAATATCCAGGGAGAGCTGGTTGAAACGACCCTCAGCCGGAATCAGCTGGAAGATCTCGCGTTTCCTCTGCTTCAACGACTGCGTCAGCCCATCGAGCGTGCTTTGCGAGACGCATCCATCTCCCCTCAGGAACTGGACGCAATCGTGCTTATTGGCGGTGCGACACGGATGCCGCTTATCAAATCCATCGTGAGCAAAATATTTGGGCGACTGCCCTATTCCCATATTAATCCCGATGAGGCTGTTGCATTGGGAACAGCGATTCAAGCAGCACTCAAGGAACGCAACGAGGCGTTAAACGAGCTTGTTTTGACCGATGTTTGCCCATACACACTCGGTACGGGTATTGTACAAACCATGGCAAACGGCAAACACGAGGATGGCTACTTCTTTCCGATCATCGAGCGCAATACGCCAATCCCGGTTAGCCGGGTAGAACGGCTATACACCGTAGTCGATTATCAACGCTCCATTCTCGTTGACGTGTATCAAGGGGAAAGCCGACGCGTCGAACATAACCTCAAGCTTGGCGAATTGAATGTAAAAGTTCCCCCTGCCAAAAAAGGCGAGGAATCTATCGATGTTCGTTATACATATGACATCAACGGGATTCTGGAAGTCGAAGTGACTGTCGTCTCTACAGGAGTCAAAAGCACAGCCGTCATCGAAAAAAATCCGGGCAGCCTATCAAAAAAAGAAATTGAGGAGCGTTTTCAGGCCCTTCAAAATATTAAGATCCACCCCAGAGAGCGAACCGAAAATCGATTGCTTCTGGCAAAAGGCGAGCGTATGTATGAGGAAGCGTTGGGCGAAGACCGTATGATCATTGCGAATTACTTACGCCGCTTCGAAAGTGTCCTCTCTACCCAAAATGAAAGAGACATCGCCAAAGCAGCAGAGGAATTGAAGCAGCAGCTGGACATGTTTGAAGGGTGGAATGAGTATTAA
- a CDS encoding J domain-containing protein: MGIWEILGIEPTDNPAQIKKAYAKKLKVHNPEVDPEGFQRLREAYDLALKYTRNTKRNRMFEETPLPERRQTRQLDEGENHESEEESVPLQPPRQRYELANTDSEEEAIHLQPPRRLYELWHSEPVEEEQPNFDPPQRLTLFDRFLEETTQEVLLQEEIPIPKRYDFTESYDHSERSMNPDDMVERFFHRTQELYDNYHERIQLENWRELLNDEAMWNVGCHQLIDTQFLHFLEEHYHLPHEVWKLLDSHFQWREKSEKLASQLSGRFVAYLNGQLNQTFTLRYHSFENREDLDIEAFLEWRSDALFALMENDWETAQSYLAKAHALYALDPDLIRLQGEYFLRTGNKNRAFHTFDQLIRLDPDNIDAYLYRARLFFEKGDAADAIKDCEEILTRMPELWDARSLLGKSYLQLGEWEKAQEVFQEMLSHNSSDIDAKICLTQIQSPFNKRAEPTANKQAKAARRKNLRALGLPGKLSRFKQFFAIYTRRNIWTIIFLLLLHYAMFAVVSMKLEMTSEQMFDSLVNHFKPVQVKTMDELKQTPLGYQVEFTLTKASYINMLRVYDKEKHPEPKAEFIPAANAEERDLLNSDTGYVNVGYLDQQAIIVITDYDHAKEIHDKHSITMRGTLKAIPDGEMLPVIVNALDKRKHPHTAVLLTDTYINAKPDLEEKGWTGSWLLGILAMISMLYYIRIIREIPKTRKALTFH; the protein is encoded by the coding sequence ATGGGGATTTGGGAGATTCTCGGGATTGAACCGACGGACAATCCTGCCCAGATAAAAAAAGCTTATGCCAAAAAGTTGAAGGTGCACAATCCGGAAGTTGATCCTGAAGGCTTTCAGCGATTGCGAGAGGCGTATGACCTCGCCCTAAAGTACACACGCAATACCAAGCGGAATCGTATGTTCGAAGAAACGCCCCTACCTGAAAGAAGACAGACGAGACAACTGGATGAAGGCGAGAATCATGAATCGGAAGAAGAATCGGTTCCCCTTCAACCGCCACGGCAGCGCTATGAGCTGGCGAATACCGATTCCGAAGAAGAGGCGATTCACCTCCAGCCGCCGAGACGTCTTTACGAGCTGTGGCATTCTGAACCAGTAGAAGAAGAGCAGCCTAACTTCGATCCACCGCAGCGGCTCACACTGTTTGACAGGTTTTTAGAGGAAACAACGCAAGAAGTACTCTTGCAAGAAGAAATCCCCATTCCCAAGCGGTACGATTTCACGGAGAGCTACGATCATTCCGAACGCTCCATGAACCCCGATGATATGGTGGAGCGTTTTTTCCACCGTACACAAGAGTTGTACGATAACTATCACGAACGAATCCAGCTTGAAAACTGGCGTGAGTTGCTGAATGACGAGGCCATGTGGAATGTCGGCTGCCATCAACTCATCGATACGCAATTTCTCCACTTTTTAGAAGAACACTATCACTTGCCTCACGAGGTGTGGAAGCTGCTCGATTCCCATTTTCAATGGCGGGAGAAATCGGAAAAGCTCGCAAGCCAGCTCTCAGGACGTTTTGTCGCTTACCTGAACGGCCAGCTCAATCAGACCTTCACGCTGCGTTACCACTCTTTTGAGAATCGCGAGGACTTGGATATTGAAGCGTTTCTAGAATGGCGCAGCGATGCGTTATTTGCCCTCATGGAAAATGATTGGGAAACGGCTCAGAGCTATTTGGCAAAAGCCCATGCCCTGTACGCGCTTGACCCCGATTTGATCCGTTTACAGGGCGAATATTTTTTGCGAACCGGGAATAAGAATCGTGCCTTTCATACCTTTGATCAATTAATACGTCTTGATCCAGATAACATCGATGCGTATTTGTATCGTGCTCGGCTTTTCTTTGAAAAAGGGGATGCCGCCGATGCGATCAAAGATTGCGAGGAAATCCTCACTCGCATGCCAGAACTGTGGGACGCTCGTAGCTTGCTGGGGAAAAGTTATCTTCAGCTAGGGGAATGGGAGAAGGCTCAAGAGGTTTTTCAGGAGATGCTTTCGCATAATTCCTCCGATATCGATGCGAAGATATGCCTGACACAAATACAGTCTCCGTTTAACAAGAGGGCCGAACCAACTGCAAACAAGCAAGCCAAAGCCGCTAGGAGAAAAAACTTACGCGCACTCGGGCTTCCTGGCAAGTTATCAAGGTTCAAGCAATTTTTTGCTATTTACACGAGACGTAACATTTGGACGATTATTTTTCTCCTTCTGCTGCATTACGCTATGTTTGCTGTTGTATCCATGAAGCTGGAGATGACTTCGGAGCAGATGTTTGACTCTTTGGTCAATCACTTTAAGCCTGTCCAAGTTAAGACGATGGACGAGTTGAAACAAACTCCGCTTGGCTACCAAGTGGAATTTACATTGACCAAAGCTTCCTATATCAATATGCTCCGCGTCTATGACAAAGAGAAGCATCCCGAGCCAAAAGCCGAGTTCATTCCTGCTGCTAATGCCGAAGAGCGAGATCTATTAAACTCTGACACTGGTTATGTAAATGTGGGTTATCTGGATCAACAAGCGATCATTGTCATTACGGACTATGACCATGCCAAAGAAATTCATGACAAACATTCCATTACGATGCGAGGAACGCTCAAGGCGATACCGGATGGTGAGATGTTGCCTGTCATTGTGAATGCTTTGGACAAACGCAAGCATCCGCACACTGCGGTTCTCTTGACCGATACGTATATCAATGCCAAGCCTGACTTGGAAGAAAAAGGTTGGACGGGATCATGGCTTCTGGGCATTCTCGCGATGATTTCCATGTTGTATTACATCCGCATCATTCGCGAGATTCCCAAAACTCGCAAAGCATTGACATTCCACTAA
- a CDS encoding DUF1266 domain-containing protein produces the protein MTKEAENEKEIDPKLSRYLHALSSVCLNQKQLAYYLAIHEYNRLRDTFLRLRIDNRWDTGDAAKTQERLTWFLEHGRRAEFDQHRHVLSALSAANRPNYIASLKKGDLESARQLIVYSYMNRLPHAGIAAFDYAWYLIICKAGAQQSYLPKADAVESMLDVAKRIQLAYSSWEEYLFAYACGNLYDEAGASKNTSKATEAHILKLLTGKYSPIREFDWKFDLTPYLSSPQVESVPSFSS, from the coding sequence ATGACAAAAGAAGCAGAAAACGAAAAAGAGATCGACCCAAAGTTAAGCCGCTACTTGCATGCTCTTTCCTCTGTTTGCTTAAATCAGAAGCAGCTCGCTTATTATTTGGCAATCCACGAATACAACCGCCTGCGCGATACGTTTCTGCGGCTTCGAATTGATAACAGATGGGACACGGGAGATGCTGCGAAAACACAAGAGAGATTGACTTGGTTTTTGGAACATGGGCGAAGAGCTGAGTTTGATCAGCATCGCCACGTATTATCCGCACTCAGTGCTGCCAATCGTCCCAACTACATCGCTTCCTTAAAAAAAGGCGACCTGGAGTCAGCCCGGCAGTTGATCGTGTACTCGTACATGAACAGACTCCCACATGCAGGCATTGCCGCTTTTGATTACGCTTGGTATCTCATTATTTGCAAAGCAGGCGCCCAGCAGTCCTATCTTCCCAAGGCAGATGCCGTAGAAAGCATGCTGGACGTAGCCAAGCGAATCCAACTCGCTTATTCGAGCTGGGAAGAGTATTTATTTGCGTATGCATGCGGCAATCTATACGACGAAGCAGGCGCGTCCAAAAATACGAGTAAAGCAACCGAAGCTCATATTTTGAAGCTCCTGACGGGTAAGTACAGCCCGATCCGTGAATTTGACTGGAAGTTTGATCTCACACCTTACCTGTCCTCACCTCAAGTAGAAAGCGTGCCCTCTTTTAGCAGCTAA
- a CDS encoding GNAT family N-acetyltransferase, translating into MIRKAEPTDAAFAAPLIYDAIGDIAHTLTGATEAADAIRMMEEFFAKENNRLSYENAVIAMDGDVPVGLALFYHGSQTEVLDRPFVEHVQRLTGGTITLVKEAKDDEFYLDSVAVDSSCRGKGIGSLLLDAFEKEAIQRGHDRIALLVDEEKPRARKLYESLGYREDGTVIVSGHKLSHMVKALSEKA; encoded by the coding sequence ATGATACGCAAAGCGGAACCTACAGATGCAGCTTTTGCTGCGCCATTGATTTATGATGCCATTGGAGATATCGCGCATACGCTGACAGGTGCAACGGAGGCAGCGGATGCGATTCGCATGATGGAAGAGTTTTTTGCGAAGGAAAATAACCGACTCAGCTACGAAAACGCGGTGATTGCCATGGATGGAGATGTACCGGTAGGACTGGCGCTCTTTTATCATGGGAGCCAAACAGAGGTGCTCGATCGTCCTTTCGTTGAGCATGTCCAACGTTTGACTGGCGGGACGATTACGCTTGTAAAAGAAGCAAAGGATGACGAATTTTATTTGGATTCTGTCGCGGTTGATTCCTCATGTAGAGGGAAGGGGATCGGATCACTTCTGCTGGATGCCTTTGAAAAAGAAGCGATTCAGCGCGGGCATGACCGAATCGCTTTGCTCGTTGACGAGGAAAAACCACGTGCACGCAAGCTGTATGAATCACTCGGCTATCGTGAGGATGGGACAGTGATCGTAAGCGGGCATAAATTGAGCCATATGGTGAAGGCCCTATCGGAAAAGGCATAA
- a CDS encoding HD-GYP domain-containing protein: protein MPLAPVDLSLIGQVLAADLYTEQGILLLGQNTTITPAHVILLQKQRVREVDIIQSLTEGTGEEVTSQLFQLEADSETVAAYVQALDKTRLLFDGLTVGVAPSLDHFSNIFYEVAEKSTKHLGLFRNLYVLEGADSYTYRHSLNVGILCSLIARLMKWDEERVAFMGTAGFLHDIGKMRVPKEILLKPGKLSEEEFAIMKKHTVYGYEMIREMKGGSELLALCALLHHERLDGSGYPEQRIGESIPIECQVLAVADMFDAICSDRVYKGRTSPFEAAQLLWKEACNGILNVEIVAQFVRYIALLYVGAKARLSSGEEVEVILIHQDEPMRPLVRRKGEFLDLRHDRKLTIEKMIG, encoded by the coding sequence ATGCCTTTGGCACCTGTTGATCTCTCACTGATTGGACAAGTTTTAGCGGCTGATTTGTACACCGAACAAGGCATTTTGCTGCTGGGACAAAACACGACGATCACGCCTGCCCATGTGATCCTATTGCAAAAGCAACGAGTCCGTGAGGTTGACATTATACAGAGTCTGACGGAGGGAACCGGTGAGGAAGTTACTTCTCAACTATTCCAACTAGAGGCAGATTCTGAGACCGTTGCTGCTTATGTACAAGCTCTCGACAAAACGAGACTACTCTTCGATGGACTGACAGTTGGTGTGGCACCGAGCCTTGATCATTTTTCCAACATCTTTTATGAGGTAGCAGAAAAATCGACGAAGCATTTGGGTTTGTTCCGGAACTTGTACGTACTAGAAGGGGCAGACAGCTATACATACCGACATTCATTAAATGTAGGCATTCTCTGTTCGCTCATTGCTCGCTTGATGAAATGGGATGAAGAGCGAGTAGCATTCATGGGGACAGCGGGATTTTTGCATGATATTGGAAAAATGAGGGTACCCAAGGAAATATTGCTTAAGCCAGGCAAGCTAAGTGAAGAGGAATTTGCGATCATGAAGAAGCATACCGTCTACGGCTATGAAATGATCCGTGAGATGAAGGGTGGGTCTGAGTTGTTGGCATTGTGTGCCTTGCTTCATCACGAGCGACTCGACGGATCTGGCTATCCGGAGCAAAGAATAGGCGAGAGCATTCCGATCGAATGTCAGGTGCTCGCCGTTGCCGACATGTTTGATGCGATCTGTTCTGATCGAGTGTACAAAGGGAGAACGTCCCCATTCGAGGCGGCACAGCTCCTGTGGAAGGAAGCCTGTAATGGAATATTGAACGTTGAGATCGTTGCACAGTTTGTCCGCTACATTGCCTTGCTGTACGTAGGCGCGAAGGCGAGGTTGAGCAGCGGGGAAGAAGTCGAAGTGATTCTTATCCATCAGGATGAACCAATGCGCCCGTTGGTACGAAGAAAGGGTGAATTCCTCGATTTGCGGCATGATCGCAAGCTGACGATTGAAAAAATGATTGGGTAG
- a CDS encoding Mov34/MPN/PAD-1 family protein, whose protein sequence is MTTLYITPKAWKQIEQAVRKKPSLETGGVMMGYPLGEDRWVVTYASEPGPNAIHQPHSIFFDDTHLNKLVRKLSRHRQWKYIGDWHSHTVKRLSPSKGDKRTIWAKASQSMYMSSSPLMLIVGLSKNNQINARGFILGNTLREVGKIELYDRQAQQQLGEKAP, encoded by the coding sequence ATGACGACGCTGTACATCACACCAAAAGCGTGGAAACAGATTGAGCAAGCCGTACGAAAAAAACCCTCGCTGGAAACAGGAGGGGTCATGATGGGATACCCACTTGGTGAGGATAGATGGGTCGTTACGTATGCAAGTGAACCAGGCCCAAATGCGATTCACCAGCCACATTCTATTTTTTTCGATGACACGCATCTCAATAAGCTCGTCCGCAAATTAAGCAGACATCGACAATGGAAATACATTGGTGATTGGCATAGCCATACGGTAAAACGTCTTTCTCCCAGCAAAGGTGACAAGAGAACCATTTGGGCAAAAGCGTCGCAATCCATGTACATGTCCTCCTCTCCCCTCATGCTGATCGTCGGGCTAAGTAAAAACAATCAAATTAACGCAAGAGGATTCATCCTCGGAAATACTCTTCGCGAGGTTGGGAAGATTGAGCTGTATGATCGGCAAGCTCAGCAACAGCTCGGTGAAAAAGCTCCATAG